The Armatimonadota bacterium genome includes a region encoding these proteins:
- a CDS encoding Gfo/Idh/MocA family oxidoreductase, whose product MKPIVKIGVIGGGLMGRETASALARWFVLLDRPVDVSLTAVADTDPGALDWFRQVPGVSLLTADYRELLASPDVDVVYAAVPHDLHEEVYTATVAAGKDLLAEKPFGIDLAAAQRISDSVRSSGRFVRVSSEFPFFPGAQAVFEHLRRDDIGDLLEVQSVFLHSSDLDLKKPVNWKRKAATCGQAGVMNDLGLHVVHLPFRLGFHPVSVYAQLQNVVTTRPDGRGGTADCDTWDNATLHTTLANGAPMRLETKRLAPGETNTWRVEVLGSRCGVRFSTKEPKTLWSYRDGGSQGWIRQDVGHKPSYPVVTGGIFEFGFPDALLQMLAAYLAEREGRLDGRFGCATVDEAVMSHRLWAAALSSHSSHRAVDF is encoded by the coding sequence ATGAAGCCCATCGTCAAGATCGGCGTCATCGGCGGCGGACTCATGGGACGCGAAACCGCGAGCGCCTTGGCCCGGTGGTTCGTCCTCCTTGACCGGCCCGTCGACGTCAGTCTGACCGCCGTCGCCGACACGGACCCTGGCGCCCTGGACTGGTTCCGACAGGTACCGGGCGTCAGCCTCTTGACCGCTGACTACCGCGAACTGCTGGCATCGCCGGACGTCGACGTCGTCTACGCGGCCGTGCCGCACGACCTTCATGAAGAGGTCTACACGGCGACCGTGGCTGCAGGAAAGGACCTGCTCGCCGAAAAGCCGTTCGGGATCGACCTCGCTGCGGCACAGAGGATTTCTGATTCCGTCCGGTCGTCAGGACGGTTCGTGCGGGTCAGTTCCGAGTTCCCGTTCTTCCCCGGTGCCCAAGCCGTGTTCGAGCACCTACGTCGGGACGACATCGGCGACCTCCTTGAAGTCCAGAGTGTGTTCCTCCACTCGTCGGACCTCGACCTGAAGAAGCCGGTCAACTGGAAGCGGAAAGCGGCCACGTGCGGTCAGGCGGGCGTCATGAACGACCTTGGACTTCACGTCGTCCACCTTCCCTTCCGACTCGGGTTTCATCCGGTTTCCGTCTATGCGCAGTTACAGAACGTCGTGACGACCCGCCCGGACGGAAGAGGCGGGACCGCGGATTGCGACACGTGGGACAACGCCACGCTCCACACCACGCTTGCAAACGGCGCACCCATGCGGCTGGAGACCAAGAGGTTGGCCCCGGGGGAAACGAACACCTGGCGCGTCGAAGTCCTCGGCTCACGGTGCGGCGTACGGTTTTCGACGAAGGAGCCCAAAACCCTTTGGAGCTATCGCGACGGAGGTTCCCAAGGCTGGATCCGGCAAGACGTGGGTCACAAGCCGTCCTATCCCGTCGTGACGGGAGGGATCTTCGAGTTCGGTTTTCCGGACGCGCTGCTGCAGATGCTCGCCGCGTACCTGGCCGAACGCGAAGGGCGTCTTGACGGACGCTTCGGCTGCGCGACGGTCGACGAAGCCGTCATGAGCCACCGTCTTTGGGCGGCGGCCTTGTCTTCGCACTCTTCCCACCGAGCCGTGGACTTCTGA
- a CDS encoding dipeptidase: MKWDRSKGRPEPIKALNRILERENGEPLVDMRLAAPSLVAMRPVVIPWCRESVATMAEAAARSLPSGTKLGYVEAWRPWIRQKRIFDWMWACLEEARPGLPYATMRRTVCRWVAPVDQKAPPGHCTGAALDVYLLGPEGKELDVTSPFDRFRSTPTYTFGLSDEASRNRTLLVETMTGAGFSNCRDEYWHYSYGDAGWAVRTGRGECFYGLVELPESEWYQNQIEWEAKLEDRINPFLSPAP, encoded by the coding sequence ATGAAGTGGGACCGGTCGAAGGGCCGTCCAGAGCCGATCAAGGCCCTGAACAGGATCCTCGAACGGGAGAACGGCGAGCCGCTTGTTGACATGCGGCTCGCCGCTCCGTCTTTGGTCGCGATGAGGCCGGTCGTCATACCGTGGTGCCGCGAAAGCGTCGCAACGATGGCCGAGGCCGCTGCGCGTTCGTTGCCGTCCGGAACCAAGTTAGGCTATGTCGAGGCATGGCGCCCTTGGATCCGTCAAAAGCGCATTTTCGATTGGATGTGGGCGTGTCTGGAAGAGGCCCGGCCAGGTTTGCCTTATGCGACGATGAGAAGGACCGTCTGCCGGTGGGTGGCGCCCGTCGACCAGAAGGCGCCGCCGGGGCATTGTACGGGAGCGGCACTCGACGTGTACCTGCTCGGTCCCGAAGGGAAGGAGTTGGACGTCACGTCGCCGTTCGACCGGTTCCGATCGACGCCGACCTATACGTTCGGACTCTCGGACGAAGCGTCCCGAAACCGGACGCTCTTGGTCGAGACGATGACCGGGGCCGGATTTTCGAACTGCCGTGACGAGTATTGGCACTACTCCTACGGCGACGCCGGATGGGCCGTCCGTACCGGTCGCGGCGAGTGCTTTTACGGACTCGTCGAGTTGCCCGAATCGGAGTGGTATCAGAACCAGATCGAGTGGGAAGCCAAGCTTGAAGACCGGATCAACCCTTTCCTTTCTCCGGCCCCTTAG
- a CDS encoding polysaccharide biosynthesis/export family protein, which yields MRRVFVSVLLLAVAVGAAFAQQAAPRKIAPKDVLKLTCAEEELLNKEYKVTKDGVILMDFLGAVEVSGLTDTEAAELVSKKLTQERIVRTATVKVEFKNAAPAEGVPTKSPENKPTEPDKKPAETEKKPADDGKAQDPPQTVLPSAERPIRLSGEFKTCGERPYQSGTTVSALVNEVGANEGADVSKIVVKSTDGSTRFVDATKPEPGIALKPGDEIILVSTNGPAKEVYVLGSVAKPGTVKHRPGMTAKAAIEAAGGFAGAGEKKRVSIERNGQIVQTLDETKANADLVIQPEDRVLVETGESRAYIKVDGAVKSPGYFVATPGMKLSEAVAAAGGFAAKAKTKKVQVTSNGGKARTIDFDEIEQGYMGDVLLQPGDQVVVPGQKRKDDTLLKLGGGLAAFWLLFGR from the coding sequence ATGCGCAGAGTCTTTGTGTCCGTCCTCCTCCTGGCCGTTGCCGTCGGAGCCGCCTTCGCGCAGCAGGCCGCTCCCCGGAAGATCGCTCCGAAAGACGTGCTCAAGCTCACGTGCGCCGAGGAAGAACTGCTGAACAAGGAGTACAAGGTCACCAAGGACGGCGTGATCCTCATGGACTTCTTGGGAGCGGTCGAAGTTTCCGGACTGACCGACACGGAAGCGGCCGAGCTCGTCAGCAAGAAGCTGACGCAAGAGCGCATCGTCCGGACCGCGACGGTCAAGGTCGAGTTCAAGAACGCGGCCCCGGCCGAAGGTGTTCCGACCAAGTCGCCCGAGAACAAGCCGACCGAGCCGGACAAGAAGCCTGCCGAAACGGAGAAGAAGCCGGCGGACGACGGGAAGGCCCAAGATCCGCCCCAGACCGTCCTCCCTTCGGCCGAACGGCCGATCCGACTGAGCGGCGAATTCAAAACGTGCGGCGAGCGGCCGTATCAGAGCGGGACGACGGTTTCGGCGCTCGTGAACGAAGTCGGAGCGAACGAGGGCGCCGACGTCTCCAAAATCGTCGTGAAATCGACGGACGGCTCGACCCGGTTCGTCGACGCGACGAAACCGGAACCGGGCATCGCTCTCAAACCGGGCGACGAGATCATCCTCGTGTCGACGAACGGCCCGGCCAAGGAGGTCTATGTTCTCGGAAGCGTCGCGAAGCCGGGGACGGTCAAACACCGCCCTGGCATGACGGCCAAAGCCGCGATCGAGGCTGCGGGCGGGTTCGCGGGAGCAGGCGAGAAGAAACGCGTCTCGATCGAGAGGAACGGACAGATCGTGCAGACCCTTGACGAGACCAAGGCCAACGCCGACCTCGTGATCCAGCCGGAAGACCGTGTGCTCGTCGAAACCGGCGAAAGCCGCGCGTACATCAAGGTGGACGGGGCGGTCAAGAGCCCGGGCTATTTCGTCGCCACACCGGGCATGAAGCTGAGCGAGGCCGTCGCTGCGGCCGGCGGGTTTGCCGCGAAGGCGAAGACCAAAAAGGTCCAGGTCACGTCGAACGGTGGCAAGGCGCGCACGATCGACTTCGATGAAATCGAGCAGGGTTACATGGGCGACGTGCTCCTTCAGCCTGGGGACCAAGTGGTCGTCCCTGGACAGAAGCGGAAGGACGACACGCTTCTGAAACTGGGAGGCGGCTTGGCCGCGTTCTGGCTCCTCTTCGGGCGATGA
- a CDS encoding aldolase, which yields MTSFRLRRLFDGRSGRCLDVAVDHGFFNEASFLTGIEDITATVATVVAAGPDAVQLTVGQAPVLQSIPGKQKPSLVLRTDVANVYGKELPTTLFSRMIEDPVGQALRLDAVCVVVNLFQIPGRPDVTDQCVQNVLKIKPECERWGMPLMVEPLVFRPNSVSGGYMVDGDPAKIVPLVRQAVELGADVIKADPTDDVSDYRRVVETARVPVLVRGGGRAPDGEILARTEALMGQGVQGIVYGRNIVQHPDPSGMTRALMAIVHEGATASEAARHLAT from the coding sequence ATGACGTCATTTCGGCTCCGCAGACTTTTCGACGGCCGCTCCGGCCGTTGCCTCGACGTCGCCGTCGATCACGGCTTCTTCAACGAAGCGTCGTTCTTGACCGGGATCGAGGACATCACAGCGACGGTGGCCACCGTCGTCGCAGCCGGGCCGGACGCGGTCCAGCTGACGGTCGGCCAGGCACCGGTCCTCCAGTCGATCCCTGGCAAGCAGAAGCCCTCACTCGTCCTGCGCACGGACGTCGCCAACGTCTACGGAAAGGAGCTGCCGACCACGCTGTTCAGCAGGATGATCGAGGATCCGGTCGGCCAAGCCTTGCGCCTCGATGCGGTCTGCGTCGTCGTCAACCTGTTCCAGATCCCTGGACGACCGGACGTCACGGACCAGTGCGTCCAAAACGTGCTCAAGATCAAACCGGAGTGCGAACGTTGGGGGATGCCCTTGATGGTCGAGCCCCTTGTGTTCCGGCCGAACTCCGTGTCCGGTGGGTACATGGTCGACGGCGACCCTGCCAAGATCGTGCCCCTCGTCCGTCAAGCGGTCGAACTCGGAGCGGACGTGATCAAAGCCGACCCGACCGACGACGTGTCGGACTACCGCCGTGTCGTGGAAACCGCCCGGGTCCCCGTCCTCGTCCGTGGCGGCGGCCGCGCTCCGGACGGCGAGATCCTCGCCAGGACGGAAGCACTGATGGGCCAAGGCGTCCAAGGGATCGTCTATGGCCGGAACATCGTCCAGCACCCCGATCCGTCGGGAATGACCCGGGCCTTGATGGCCATCGTCCACGAGGGCGCGACGGCCTCAGAGGCGGCCAGGCACCTCGCGACATGA
- the tkt gene encoding transketolase: protein MPTVTDIDQTCLKVVRGLAIDAVQKANSGHPGMPMGAAAMAHALWTRHLKHDPSDPKWPDRDRFVLSAGHGSMLLYALLFLTGYELTLEDIKRFRQWGSATPGHPENFVTPGVEMATGPLGQGISTAVGMAIAERYLAARYNRDDHHIVDHRTYVIASDGDLMEGVANEACSLAGHLGLNKLTVLYDDNRITIDGRTDLAYSENVPAKFEAIGWSVLSCDGMDVEAVDACIRAARESADKPTLIVCKTTIGYGSPNKAGTAGVHGSPLGVDEAALTKRALGIPDDQEFWIDDDAIRFYRSALTRGREAHGAWNDAMARYAEAFPDEADAYRKSLTCEPGTDWTADLPVFDADEATRDSSGKVLNAVAGSFPDLLSGSADLTDNVKTRIKGSPEFSKVEPTGRNLALGVREHAMAAAFNGITLHGGTRACGGSFLIFSDYCRPSIRLAALMECPTVFVFSHDSIGLGEDGPTHQPIEQIASLRAVPNLNVMRPADGNETSACWKVALEAKKTPSMIVLTRQKVKLLTPGMVTRHPAEKGAYVVREASGGAPAMILIGTGSELGLAVAAGEALEAQGVATRVVSMPSWFLFEKQSDSYRGSVLPKGVPTVSVEAASTFGWAKYAQAHVGIDHFGASAPADVLFREFGFTVENVVATAQSLLG from the coding sequence ATCCCGACGGTGACGGACATCGATCAAACGTGCCTCAAGGTCGTTCGCGGACTGGCGATCGACGCCGTTCAGAAAGCGAACTCCGGGCATCCGGGAATGCCGATGGGCGCGGCCGCGATGGCCCACGCGCTGTGGACCCGTCACCTTAAACACGATCCGTCCGACCCGAAGTGGCCGGACAGGGACCGCTTCGTCCTGTCTGCTGGGCATGGTTCGATGCTCCTCTACGCCCTGTTGTTCTTGACGGGCTATGAGTTGACGCTCGAGGACATCAAGAGGTTCAGACAGTGGGGAAGCGCGACACCGGGGCATCCAGAGAACTTCGTGACTCCCGGAGTCGAAATGGCGACCGGCCCCTTGGGCCAGGGGATCTCGACCGCCGTCGGCATGGCGATCGCCGAGCGGTATCTGGCCGCCCGCTACAACCGGGACGACCATCACATCGTCGACCACCGCACGTACGTGATCGCCAGCGACGGCGACCTGATGGAGGGCGTGGCCAACGAAGCCTGTTCGCTTGCCGGACATCTGGGCTTGAACAAGCTGACGGTCCTTTACGACGACAACCGGATCACGATCGACGGACGGACCGATCTCGCCTACTCCGAGAACGTCCCGGCCAAGTTCGAGGCGATCGGATGGTCGGTGCTCTCTTGCGACGGCATGGACGTCGAAGCCGTCGACGCCTGCATCAGGGCGGCGCGCGAAAGCGCGGACAAGCCGACGCTCATCGTCTGCAAGACCACGATCGGTTACGGGTCGCCCAACAAAGCAGGCACCGCCGGAGTCCACGGTTCGCCGCTCGGTGTGGACGAAGCCGCCTTGACCAAGCGTGCGCTCGGCATCCCTGACGACCAAGAGTTCTGGATCGACGACGATGCGATCCGCTTCTACCGTTCGGCCCTCACGCGGGGCCGTGAGGCGCACGGGGCTTGGAACGACGCCATGGCCCGTTATGCCGAGGCTTTTCCCGACGAAGCCGACGCTTACCGGAAGTCGCTGACCTGCGAACCGGGGACCGATTGGACGGCGGACCTGCCCGTGTTCGACGCCGACGAGGCGACCCGCGACTCCAGCGGCAAAGTCTTGAACGCGGTCGCGGGTTCTTTCCCGGACCTCTTGTCCGGCTCTGCAGACCTGACCGACAATGTCAAGACCCGGATCAAGGGCTCGCCCGAGTTCTCGAAGGTCGAGCCGACGGGACGGAACCTGGCCTTGGGCGTCCGGGAACACGCGATGGCGGCCGCTTTTAACGGGATCACGCTCCACGGAGGCACAAGGGCCTGTGGCGGGAGCTTCCTCATCTTCAGCGACTATTGCCGGCCCTCGATCCGCCTGGCCGCCTTGATGGAGTGTCCGACCGTCTTCGTGTTCTCGCACGATTCGATCGGCTTGGGCGAAGACGGCCCGACCCATCAGCCGATCGAGCAGATCGCGAGCCTGCGCGCGGTCCCGAACCTCAACGTGATGCGTCCTGCCGACGGGAACGAGACGTCCGCCTGTTGGAAGGTCGCTCTGGAAGCCAAGAAGACGCCGAGCATGATCGTGCTCACGCGGCAAAAGGTCAAGCTCTTGACGCCGGGCATGGTCACGAGGCACCCTGCCGAAAAGGGCGCCTACGTCGTGCGGGAAGCCTCGGGCGGGGCCCCGGCGATGATCCTGATCGGGACGGGTTCGGAACTCGGCTTGGCCGTCGCTGCCGGTGAGGCGCTCGAAGCACAAGGCGTCGCGACGCGGGTCGTGTCGATGCCGTCGTGGTTCTTGTTCGAGAAGCAATCGGACAGCTATCGCGGGTCCGTCCTTCCCAAGGGCGTGCCGACCGTTTCGGTCGAAGCCGCGTCCACGTTCGGCTGGGCCAAGTACGCCCAGGCACACGTCGGCATCGACCACTTCGGCGCATCGGCGCCCGCCGACGTCCTCTTCCGTGAGTTCGGCTTCACGGTCGAGAACGTCGTCGCGACGGCCCAATCGTTGCTCGGCTAA
- a CDS encoding Ku protein: protein MARAVWNGVVTFGMVSIPVGLYPATSEKDVRFHQLHKTCGSRIKLKKWCPVDDVALEPEDIVRGFEVSKGQYVTVTDADLDKLPVSSKHTIEITSFVDEDDVDPLYYDASYYLEPSEAGVKPFALFFKALSSKNVSAVGKVALRNKENLCLLRPGNGTVVLETLYYPDEIRVPAASGFDKREVDKKQLALAENLIDLMTARFDPEEHRDEYREALLAMIEAKREGGEVAEAPEAPSGTKVYDLMDALRASLESAKGAGAAKPKAKKRRTG, encoded by the coding sequence ATGGCGAGAGCGGTCTGGAACGGTGTGGTCACGTTCGGGATGGTCAGCATTCCGGTCGGTCTCTATCCGGCGACGAGCGAGAAAGACGTCCGGTTCCACCAACTGCACAAGACGTGCGGTTCTCGGATCAAGCTGAAAAAGTGGTGCCCGGTCGACGACGTGGCGCTCGAACCTGAGGACATCGTCCGTGGGTTCGAGGTCTCGAAGGGCCAGTACGTGACCGTTACGGACGCGGACTTGGACAAGCTGCCCGTCTCTTCCAAGCACACGATCGAGATCACGTCGTTCGTCGACGAAGACGACGTCGACCCTCTGTACTACGACGCGAGCTACTATCTGGAACCTTCAGAAGCGGGCGTCAAGCCGTTCGCCTTGTTCTTCAAGGCCTTGTCGTCGAAGAACGTCTCTGCGGTCGGCAAGGTCGCTCTGCGGAACAAGGAGAACTTGTGCCTGTTGCGTCCAGGGAACGGGACGGTCGTCCTCGAGACCCTCTACTATCCGGACGAGATCCGGGTACCGGCCGCGAGCGGGTTCGACAAGCGAGAGGTCGACAAGAAGCAACTGGCCCTGGCCGAGAACCTGATCGACCTCATGACGGCCCGGTTCGATCCCGAGGAACACCGCGACGAGTACCGCGAAGCCCTATTGGCCATGATCGAAGCCAAACGAGAGGGCGGCGAAGTGGCCGAAGCGCCCGAGGCCCCCAGCGGAACCAAGGTCTATGACCTCATGGACGCCCTGCGGGCCAGCCTCGAATCCGCGAAGGGCGCAGGCGCCGCCAAACCGAAAGCGAAGAAGCGGAGGACCGGCTGA
- the ligD gene encoding non-homologous end-joining DNA ligase, with product MARPFPGAVRNKGLTVPAPMLATARPKPPRGDDWTFEVKLDGLRTLASVEGQEVTLTSRNGVDVTDLFPEVRDGLRRLELTGLVLDGEIVVAGSDGAPSFERAMERFQAQRPDIGALSRSLPAEYVVFDLLASGGWDLLGCRADDRRRLLDRSLPRGPHVRTVDSFSGDGDDVLRRSLELGFEGIVAKRTSGTYRPGKRSADWLKVKRVQTEDFVIAGWTDGAGARSTTFGSLVLAQTEDGRLVHAGNVGTGFDFKTARDVLGRIAADERETSPLHGSGPTDRVHWVEPVHWVEVKFMKKTAGNKLRMPSFVRMRPDKDKTHASPVTSRNRAVDEVFEALRSGDENVEVDAPGGELRLTNLDKVLWPAHGGRAELTKRDLILYYATVAPALLPHLADRPLTLIRMPDGLSGERILQKHVPYKMPAFVQTVDVWSESRHSSGSYVLCNDLWTLIWLGQMGTVEIHPWFSRTTADDGADRRPTTFAQSEAALDASALNYPDVIVFDLDPYVYSGKEAPGEEPEPSPEAFQATVRVARQLKRLTDRLGLDVFLKTSGKTGLHAFLPIVRDVPFEECRELAAMIGRELVAADPGRVTVEWAVKKRPGKVFFDYNMNARGKTLASVYSPRALPGAPVSCPVEWSRLGRTGPETFDIRTVMKRVATRGDAWSGLFAARQDLREVLSEVLRSGKGRE from the coding sequence ATGGCGCGCCCTTTCCCAGGAGCGGTCCGTAACAAGGGACTGACGGTTCCGGCCCCGATGCTGGCCACCGCGCGCCCGAAGCCGCCGCGAGGTGACGACTGGACGTTCGAAGTGAAGTTGGACGGACTACGGACGCTCGCATCGGTCGAAGGGCAAGAGGTCACCCTGACGTCCCGTAACGGCGTTGACGTGACGGATCTCTTTCCCGAGGTCCGTGACGGGCTCCGAAGACTCGAACTGACGGGCCTTGTCTTGGACGGCGAAATCGTGGTCGCTGGAAGTGACGGAGCCCCCTCGTTCGAAAGGGCGATGGAGCGGTTCCAAGCCCAGCGCCCTGACATTGGCGCCTTGTCCCGTTCGCTGCCTGCCGAATACGTGGTGTTCGACCTCTTAGCGAGCGGAGGTTGGGACCTCCTTGGTTGCCGGGCTGACGATCGTAGGCGCCTGTTAGACCGGTCCCTACCCCGCGGCCCCCACGTCCGGACAGTGGACTCGTTCTCCGGCGATGGCGACGACGTCCTCCGGCGGTCGCTTGAGCTCGGTTTCGAAGGCATCGTCGCCAAACGGACGTCAGGGACTTACCGTCCGGGCAAACGGTCGGCCGATTGGCTTAAGGTCAAACGCGTCCAGACCGAGGACTTCGTGATCGCCGGATGGACGGACGGAGCGGGCGCCCGGTCGACGACGTTCGGATCGCTCGTCCTGGCCCAGACGGAGGACGGCCGGCTCGTCCATGCCGGCAACGTCGGAACCGGGTTCGACTTCAAGACCGCCCGTGACGTCCTTGGACGGATCGCAGCGGACGAAAGGGAGACCAGTCCTCTCCATGGAAGCGGCCCGACAGACCGGGTCCACTGGGTCGAACCCGTCCACTGGGTCGAGGTCAAGTTCATGAAAAAGACGGCCGGAAACAAACTCAGAATGCCGTCCTTCGTCCGGATGCGTCCGGACAAGGACAAGACCCATGCTTCCCCAGTGACGTCGCGGAACCGAGCCGTCGACGAGGTGTTCGAAGCTCTGAGATCGGGCGATGAGAACGTCGAGGTCGATGCGCCCGGCGGAGAGCTGCGCTTGACGAACCTCGACAAGGTCCTCTGGCCCGCCCACGGCGGTAGGGCCGAACTGACCAAGCGGGACTTGATCTTGTACTACGCGACGGTCGCCCCCGCGCTCTTGCCCCACCTGGCAGACCGGCCCTTGACTCTGATCCGGATGCCGGACGGCTTGTCCGGCGAGCGCATCCTTCAGAAACACGTTCCGTACAAAATGCCCGCGTTCGTCCAGACCGTCGACGTCTGGTCGGAGTCGCGGCACTCTTCCGGATCTTACGTTCTCTGCAACGACCTCTGGACGTTGATCTGGCTCGGGCAGATGGGGACGGTCGAGATCCATCCCTGGTTTTCAAGGACGACCGCCGACGATGGTGCCGACCGTCGGCCGACGACGTTCGCACAGAGTGAAGCGGCCCTTGACGCCTCGGCCTTGAACTACCCGGACGTCATCGTCTTCGACCTCGACCCGTACGTCTACTCGGGGAAGGAGGCGCCGGGGGAGGAACCGGAACCGAGCCCCGAGGCGTTCCAAGCGACGGTCCGTGTCGCCCGTCAGCTCAAACGGCTCACGGACCGGCTCGGGCTCGACGTGTTCCTCAAGACCTCGGGCAAGACGGGGCTTCATGCGTTTCTGCCGATAGTGCGGGACGTACCGTTCGAAGAATGTCGCGAGCTGGCAGCCATGATCGGCCGGGAACTGGTCGCGGCAGACCCTGGACGCGTCACTGTGGAGTGGGCGGTCAAAAAGAGGCCGGGCAAGGTCTTCTTCGACTACAACATGAACGCGCGGGGCAAGACCTTGGCATCGGTGTATTCACCGCGTGCGCTGCCGGGTGCGCCGGTGTCCTGCCCCGTCGAATGGTCGCGGCTTGGCCGCACCGGCCCCGAGACGTTCGACATACGGACGGTCATGAAACGCGTCGCGACCAGGGGTGACGCTTGGTCCGGCCTCTTCGCTGCCAGGCAGGACTTGCGCGAGGTCCTCTCGGAAGTTTTGAGGAGCGGAAAGGGGCGGGAATGA